The following nucleotide sequence is from uncultured Draconibacterium sp..
ATTGTACGCCACCGTTTAGTGCGCGACATTGTAGAAGCTTACGATAAACATGACGAGGAGAAGATTGAGATAAAAACTGAAACAAAAGAGAAAAACGATCAGTAAATCATTTTATTGGAGGAATCAAGGATCCAACAACCAGTATCAAGGATTCCAGTATCAGGCTAAACAAAAACCTGCTAAATTTGTAATAAAGGCGGAAACAGTTTATAACGCAGACAATAAGTATAAATACAACATAAATTTTCAACAAAAATGGGTAACGCACTTACAAAAACAAGTTTCAATTTCCCGGGACAAAAAAGCCACTACAAAGGTAAAGTTCGCGACGTTTACAACATCAACGACGATTTTTTGGTAATGGTTGTTTCCGATCGTATTTCAGCTTTCGATGTGGTATTGCCAAAAGGAATTCCTTTTAAAGGACAGGTATTAAACCAGATTGCAGAAAAGTTTCTGGATGCTACGGCTGACATTGTTCCGAACTGGAAAATAGCAACACCCGATCCGAACGTAACAGTAGGGCATTTTTGCGAAACTTTCCCGGTAGAAATGATCGTGCGTGGTTATTTAACCGGAAGTTCATGGAGATTGTACAAAAATGGAGGTCGCGATATTTGTGGCGTTCCGCTTCCTGAAGGTTTGAAAGAGCACCAGGCTTTTCCAGAGCCATTGTTAACGCCAACAACCAAAGCAGAGCAGGGCGCTCACGACGAAAACATTTCGCGCGAAGAAATCATCAAACAAGGATTGGTTTCGGAAGAAGATTATAAAGAACTGGAACGTATTTCGCTGGCACTTTTTAAACGCGGTAGCGAAATTGCCAAAGAAATGGGTTTGATTTTGGTGGACACCAAATACGAGTTTGGTAAAAAAGATGGTCAGATTTACCTCATCGACGAAATTCACACACCCGATTCATCGCGTTATTTCTACGCTGATGGTTACCAGGAGCGTTTTGATAAAGGCGAAAACCAAAAGCAGCTTTCGAAAGAATTTGTTCGCGAGTGGTTGATGGAGAACAACTTCCAGGGCCGCGACGGCGATGTACTTCCTGAAATTCCTGAGTCGTTTGTTAACGAGGTATCAGAAAGATACATTGAATTGTATGAAAACATCACCGGCGATAAATTTGTAAAATCGGACACTTCGAAAATTGAAGACCGCATTGAATCGGCCGTTAATGATTTTTTGAAGCAAGCTTAAAAGAATAACGATCATAAACTGAAGACACCTGCTTAATTTTAAGCGGGTGTTTTTGTTTTCAGATCATATGGCTACATTAGTGGCAAATTGTAAAGATTAAAACAACATCATGAAAAAACTTACGATATTTATTTTTCTGGCGTTCTTAGCGATAAATACGTTTGCTCAAGACGAATTCACCCTGGTAAAAGAAGGCGACACTGCCCCCGACTTTTCCATAACGATGGAAGATGGTTCGGTAAAAAAACTCTCAGATTTGAGAGGGAAAGTAGTGTGGATTAACTTTTTTGCCAACTGGTGCCCGCCATGTCGCAAAGAGCTGCCTCATCTTGAAAAAGAGGTATACCTGAAACTCAAGCAAAACAAAAACTTCGAGGTACTGGTAATCGGGCGCGAACACGATTGGGAAACGGTAAATACATTCAAAGCCGACAACAATTACTCACTCCCCTTCTACCCTGATGCCGAACGTGAGATCTTTTCGAAATACGCTAAACAAAACATTCCGCGTAATTTTATAATCGATAAGGATGGTAAAATTGCGGTCGCTTCAATTGGTTTCAAAGAGGACGAATTCAACAAGATCATTGAGAAAGTGAGTGAATTATTAAAATAGCGTTAAACAAAAATATTAAAAGAGCTGTTTGTATTCTACAAGCAGCTTTTTTTATGCTTTAGAATGAACACAAAACGCTGATAATTAATTTACTCACTAAAATCATGACTTTATGAAAAAACTGCAATTAAAAATTCTGGCT
It contains:
- a CDS encoding phosphoribosylaminoimidazolesuccinocarboxamide synthase, which translates into the protein MGNALTKTSFNFPGQKSHYKGKVRDVYNINDDFLVMVVSDRISAFDVVLPKGIPFKGQVLNQIAEKFLDATADIVPNWKIATPDPNVTVGHFCETFPVEMIVRGYLTGSSWRLYKNGGRDICGVPLPEGLKEHQAFPEPLLTPTTKAEQGAHDENISREEIIKQGLVSEEDYKELERISLALFKRGSEIAKEMGLILVDTKYEFGKKDGQIYLIDEIHTPDSSRYFYADGYQERFDKGENQKQLSKEFVREWLMENNFQGRDGDVLPEIPESFVNEVSERYIELYENITGDKFVKSDTSKIEDRIESAVNDFLKQA
- a CDS encoding TlpA disulfide reductase family protein, with amino-acid sequence MKKLTIFIFLAFLAINTFAQDEFTLVKEGDTAPDFSITMEDGSVKKLSDLRGKVVWINFFANWCPPCRKELPHLEKEVYLKLKQNKNFEVLVIGREHDWETVNTFKADNNYSLPFYPDAEREIFSKYAKQNIPRNFIIDKDGKIAVASIGFKEDEFNKIIEKVSELLK